From Malassezia restricta chromosome VIII, complete sequence, the proteins below share one genomic window:
- a CDS encoding Sec14 cytosolic factor, whose amino-acid sequence MSEPMSSNQQQALPGRPGNLDPGQQHKLSKMRDQLKQHGFYAPERHDDAYLCRFMRARKWDFEAAKSMLFESETWRCEFKVDELYENFSFPEKEAVNELYPKFYHKTDKDGRPLYIEQLGKLDLNKLFNVTTPERLIQELVYEYEKCLHERLPVCSAINQNLIETSCTVMDLKNVGIGQFWKVSSYVQQASKIGQYYYPETMGRFYIINAPYIFTTVWTVVKAWLDPVTREKIQILGSNYIGELAKQIPMENIPSLIGGKCQCQGGCMMSDAGPWNTPEGEEIIRTRNEEKRKIKNEYLGMGGKEPPARVEAASHDQSSTALASVNESKDAKEQKESNNQAEDHAPMVSASAALSKKKVSNSNGVDESSESKKQEDDAQSTKQANSSGEIASHDILNESVATARISSKDSEPHAAPSLSEPGSDGLAPPTTAQPLSNAIASTKH is encoded by the exons ATGAGTGAGCCAATGTCGTCGAACCAGCAGCAAGCCCTCCCAGGTCGCCCAGGAAACCTCGATCCTGGTCAACAGCATAAATTGTCAAAGATGCGCGACCAG CTAAAGCAGCATGGCTTCTATGCACCTGAACGTCACGATGATGCCTATT TGTGTCGATTTATGCGTGCTCGTAAATGGGACTTTGAAGCCGCTAAAAGCATGCTATTTGAGTCTGAGACATGGCGTTGTGAATTCAAGGTGGATGAGTTGTATGAAAACTTTTCCTTTCCTGAAAAAGAAGCCGTCAACGAGCTCTATCCAAAGTTCTATCACAAGACGGACAAAGATGGGCGTCCTCTGTACATTGAACAGCTTGGTAAACTTGATTTGAACAAGCTTTTCAATGTCACCACTCCTGAGCGTCTAATTCAGGAGCTAGTGTACGAATACGAGAAGTGTCTCCATGAACGTCTGCCTGTGTGCTCTGCCATTAACCAAAATCTGATCGAAACGAGCTGCACTGTTATGGATCTCAAGAACGTGGGTATCGGTCAATTTTGGAAGGTGTCTTCCTATGTTCAGCAGGCCAGCAAGATCGGTCAGTATTATTACCCAGAAACTATGGGTCGCTTCTACATCATCAATGCTCCGTATATCTTCACAACAGTTTGGACTGTCGTGAAGGCCTGGCTTGATCCAGTGACGCGTGAGAAAATCCAAATTTTAGGCTCCAACTACATTGGTGAGCTGGCCAAACAGATTCCTATGGAAAATATCCCATCCCTGATTGGTGGCAAATGTCAGTGCCAGGGTGGCTGTATGATGTCGGATGCGGGTCCATGGAACACGCCTGAGGGCGAAGAAATTATCCGTACTCGTAATGAGGAGAAACGGAAGATCAAGAACGAGTACTTAGGAATGGGTGGAAAGGAGCCACCTGCTCGTGTGGAAGCTGCTTCCCATGACCAATCCAGTACTGCCTTGGCCAGTGTGAATGAGTCAAAAGATGCTAAGGAGCAGAAAGAGTCGAACAACCAAGCAGAGGACCATGCACCTATGGTATCAGCTTCTGCCGCGTTGTCCAAGAAGAAAGTCTCCAACAGTAATGGCGTTGATGAATCCTCAGAGTCTAAGAAGCAGGAAGATGATGCTCAATCAACGAAGCAGGCCAACAGCTCGGGTGAGATCGCCTCACACGACATTTTGAACGAGTCTGTTGCCACGGCCCGTATCTCCAGCAAAGACTCAGAACCTCATGCTGCGCCGTCTCTTAGTGAACCGGGATCCGATGGGCTTGCGCCACCTACTACTGCCCAGCCGCTCTCTAATGCGATAGCATCTACTAAGCACTAG
- a CDS encoding N-alpha-acetyltransferase 10/11, protein MNIRQATMDDMMGMQNCNLHNLPENYTMRYYFYHALTWPQLSYVAEDENGNIVGYILGKMDEDPEDGVPAGHVTSISVLRSHRRLGLANKLMKLSQTAMRDVFGANHVSLHVRESNRAAISLYTQALGFQVQGTEASYYADGENALSMRLLLK, encoded by the exons ATGAATATTCGTCAAGCCACG ATGGATGATATGATGGGGATGCAGAACTGCAATCTGCATAATCTCCCCGAAAATTATACCATGCGTTATT ACTTCTACCATGCATTGACGTGGCCCCAACTTTCTTATGTGGCAGAAGACGAAAACGGGAATATTGTTGGCTACATACTAGGAAAAAT GGATGAGGACCCAGAAGATGGCGTTCCGGCTGGTCACGTAACCAGTATTTCTGTGCTTCGTTCACACCGGCGTTTGGGTCTAGCGAACAAATTGATGAAACTCAGTC AAaccgcgatgcgcgacgtATTTGGTGCCAATCACGTCTCTCTCCATGTGCGTGAGTCCAACCGAGCTGCCATCTCTCTATATACCCAAGCGCTAGGATTTCAAGTGCAAGGTACTGAAGCTTCTTACTACGCTGATGGCGAGAATGCTCTTTCGATGCGCCTCCTACTCAAGTAG